A section of the Nitrospira sp. genome encodes:
- a CDS encoding SDR family NAD(P)-dependent oxidoreductase: MSALKQEIVVIAGVGSGLGAALARKFGSEGCAVALLARSADFLRALAEELRRSGVRALPVPTDLTDADAVARAFVQVRNELGPASVLINHVGSGVWGGFSELTAESFRSTWESCALAAFLCCKQTVPDMLARGGGSILFTGATSSIRGRKGAPAFSSAKFAVRGLADSLARELWPQGIHVAHIVVDGVIDTEAVRSQMPEAAGEPMLNAAEMAEMYWALARQKPEAWTFELELRPKGEDFFV; encoded by the coding sequence ATGAGCGCACTGAAACAAGAGATTGTTGTTATTGCGGGCGTGGGATCTGGATTGGGCGCGGCCTTAGCCCGCAAGTTTGGCAGCGAAGGCTGTGCAGTCGCGTTGCTGGCCCGCTCGGCGGATTTCTTGCGTGCTCTAGCCGAAGAACTGCGACGGTCTGGCGTGCGAGCGCTTCCTGTGCCGACAGATCTGACGGATGCCGACGCCGTGGCTAGGGCGTTCGTCCAGGTACGGAATGAACTTGGGCCAGCCTCAGTCCTGATCAATCATGTCGGTAGTGGGGTATGGGGTGGTTTCAGTGAATTGACGGCAGAGAGCTTCAGGTCGACGTGGGAAAGTTGCGCCTTGGCGGCGTTTCTATGCTGCAAACAAACTGTTCCCGACATGCTTGCCCGTGGGGGCGGCAGTATTCTATTTACAGGCGCAACTTCTTCGATCCGGGGCCGCAAGGGAGCTCCCGCCTTCAGTAGTGCCAAGTTCGCAGTTCGAGGGCTGGCCGATTCCCTTGCGCGGGAATTGTGGCCGCAGGGTATCCACGTTGCGCACATCGTCGTCGATGGTGTCATTGACACTGAGGCGGTGAGATCTCAGATGCCCGAGGCAGCCGGTGAGCCGATGCTGAATGCCGCGGAAATGGCCGAGATGTATTGGGCATTGGCCAGGCAGAAGCCAGAGGCCTGGACCTTCGAGTTGGAGCTACGACCGAAGGGAGAGGACTTTTTTGTGTAG
- a CDS encoding type II toxin-antitoxin system VapC family toxin: MIVVPDASVILTWVLEREDDPGYAPALKLQEALLAEEVEIRLPSLWRYEVGNVLGLKKPRMVTELMGALLAYEFDEVPLRTEYALDVLEHMTEVSGVTFYDAAYHVLALRTKGLYLTADAAYVKRAKRKGHVSLLAEWPGP, from the coding sequence ATGATCGTGGTGCCTGATGCGTCGGTCATTTTGACGTGGGTGCTCGAGAGAGAAGACGATCCCGGCTATGCGCCGGCATTGAAGCTCCAGGAGGCGTTGTTGGCAGAGGAAGTGGAGATTCGACTTCCGAGTCTCTGGCGGTACGAAGTCGGAAACGTGTTGGGCCTAAAGAAGCCCAGGATGGTGACGGAATTGATGGGTGCATTGCTAGCGTATGAGTTCGACGAGGTGCCTCTGAGGACTGAATATGCCCTCGATGTATTGGAGCATATGACAGAGGTGTCCGGCGTGACATTTTACGACGCTGCGTATCATGTGCTGGCCTTGCGGACTAAAGGATTATACCTGACTGCCGACGCGGCATATGTCAAGCGTGCGAAGCGGAAAGGCCACGTGAGTCTTCTGGCCGAATGGCCGGGGCCCTAA